A window of Desulfovibrio litoralis DSM 11393 contains these coding sequences:
- a CDS encoding flagellar basal body P-ring protein FlgI, with amino-acid sequence MFPAFLSLFIQRYFKLLILFCCVLTLSTPDLAHAVRIKDLASFSGVRDNQLVGYGLIVGLGGTGDKKDSNFTMRSMVSMLEKMGVNVDPRLMKPKNVAAVMVTARMPVSAKPGSTIDVTVSSIGDATSLLGGVLLQTPLKGVDGKVYGLAQGSLALGGISVEGVAGTAQKNITTVGRIPGGAIIEKSIPFEFNQQDHIVLAMHAADFSTTNQIAERINEALGGIFAAPKDASTINLQIPTDFRGNLVPLMASLENIEITPDLPAKIIVDEKTGTIVLGRDVRVSKVAVAHGNLQLIVKEGQQVSQPAPFSQGQTVVTPQTDIMLNEEKRRLILMEGATLQELVDGLNAVGATPRDLISILRALKASGSLHADLEVI; translated from the coding sequence ATGTTCCCAGCATTTTTAAGCTTATTTATCCAACGTTATTTTAAACTTCTCATCCTTTTTTGCTGTGTTTTAACTTTAAGCACGCCTGATCTTGCTCACGCAGTAAGAATAAAAGACCTCGCTTCTTTTAGTGGAGTACGAGACAACCAACTTGTTGGCTATGGTCTTATTGTAGGTCTTGGAGGAACAGGCGACAAAAAAGATTCGAATTTTACCATGCGTTCTATGGTTAGTATGCTTGAAAAAATGGGCGTTAACGTTGACCCGAGGCTAATGAAACCAAAAAACGTTGCTGCTGTTATGGTAACAGCTCGCATGCCTGTTTCTGCCAAACCCGGTTCCACTATAGACGTTACTGTCTCATCAATAGGTGATGCCACAAGTCTTTTAGGCGGAGTTTTATTACAAACCCCTCTAAAAGGGGTAGACGGAAAAGTTTACGGACTAGCACAAGGCTCTTTGGCACTAGGTGGTATTTCCGTTGAAGGCGTTGCGGGAACAGCTCAAAAAAATATTACAACCGTCGGGCGTATTCCCGGGGGAGCAATAATTGAAAAATCCATTCCTTTTGAATTTAACCAACAAGACCATATCGTACTCGCCATGCACGCCGCTGATTTCAGCACAACAAACCAAATTGCCGAAAGAATTAACGAGGCTCTCGGCGGCATTTTTGCAGCTCCCAAAGATGCTTCTACTATAAATTTACAGATTCCTACTGACTTTAGAGGCAATTTAGTTCCACTCATGGCATCACTTGAAAATATTGAAATTACTCCCGATCTTCCGGCAAAAATCATTGTTGATGAAAAAACGGGAACTATCGTACTCGGACGTGATGTGCGTGTTTCTAAAGTGGCGGTTGCACACGGAAACCTACAGCTAATAGTAAAAGAAGGGCAACAAGTTTCTCAACCTGCTCCGTTTAGCCAAGGACAAACCGTTGTTACACCACAAACAGACATCATGCTTAACGAAGAAAAACGTCGCCTTATCTTAATGGAAGGTGCAACTTTACAGGAATTGGTCGACGGTTTAAACGCTGTTGGCGCAACCCCAAGAGACTTAATATCCATCTTAAGGGCATTAAAAGCTTCCGGCTCTTTACATGCCGATTTGGAGGTAATCTAA
- a CDS encoding DUF2628 domain-containing protein gives MQNPTEQSQEPSTQQYTQASQTDQDPNGEFPPHIANLDVSLRLKNAFMLIEKYKMHSPSGIMMSPQDKNNAPPASDNRKMVSWLTFFFTPFYYIFTGMWRKGLVILAGTVLFMFALEMIFLTLFNREIPDPFYSPFTITNAVIWAKTAFYDRYRQVVKKEVFWW, from the coding sequence ATGCAAAACCCAACAGAACAAAGCCAAGAACCAAGCACACAACAATACACTCAAGCAAGCCAAACAGACCAAGACCCAAATGGCGAATTTCCACCACATATAGCTAATCTTGATGTTTCACTTCGTTTAAAAAATGCTTTTATGTTGATTGAAAAATATAAAATGCATTCTCCAAGCGGAATAATGATGAGTCCCCAAGACAAAAACAACGCTCCACCCGCTTCCGACAACAGAAAAATGGTTTCATGGCTTACTTTTTTCTTTACACCATTTTATTATATTTTTACCGGCATGTGGCGTAAAGGTTTAGTTATATTAGCTGGAACTGTTTTATTTATGTTCGCTTTAGAAATGATATTTTTGACATTATTCAACAGAGAGATACCAGATCCATTTTATAGTCCATTCACTATTACGAATGCTGTTATCTGGGCAAAAACAGCCTTTTATGACCGCTATAGACAAGTTGTGAAAAAAGAAGTCTTTTGGTGGTAA
- a CDS encoding DUF2628 domain-containing protein: MYCTKCQKDVAALNGVCPQCGLNLTTTPPSARQTPQPQNIQNQNTQNSDNPYPNNDPNQNTQGQNNSAQQNQTLRAFFPPHIDNLGLPFRLKLAFLLIEKYKMHSPNGIMMSPQDTNKAPTFSEKMEMFSWLTFFFTAWYYIFTGMWRKGLSIFGISIAIAIVFEIFTAAMYTEEELLFANLINAVINIALNIIWAKTAFYDRYRTIVRKEVFWW, from the coding sequence ATGTATTGCACAAAGTGTCAAAAAGACGTTGCCGCCTTAAACGGAGTTTGCCCTCAATGTGGGCTTAACCTTACCACAACTCCACCTTCAGCAAGACAAACGCCTCAACCCCAAAACATACAAAATCAAAACACCCAAAACTCAGATAATCCCTACCCAAACAACGATCCAAACCAAAATACCCAAGGGCAAAACAATTCCGCTCAACAAAACCAAACACTACGAGCTTTTTTCCCGCCTCATATTGACAACCTCGGTTTACCCTTTCGTTTAAAGTTAGCTTTTTTATTAATTGAAAAATATAAGATGCATTCTCCAAACGGAATAATGATGAGTCCGCAAGACACAAACAAAGCTCCGACCTTTTCTGAGAAAATGGAAATGTTTTCATGGCTGACCTTTTTCTTTACGGCATGGTATTATATTTTTACCGGTATGTGGCGTAAAGGTTTGAGTATCTTTGGAATTAGCATTGCAATAGCGATAGTTTTTGAAATTTTTACCGCAGCTATGTACACGGAAGAAGAACTTTTATTTGCAAACTTGATTAATGCTGTGATCAACATAGCTTTAAATATTATTTGGGCAAAAACAGCTTTTTATGACCGCTATCGTACTATTGTTAGAAAAGAAGTCTTTTGGTGGTAA
- a CDS encoding DUF2628 domain-containing protein: MQEPTEQNQEQAAPQAGATQANSTTTDFPPHIDNLGVSFRLKRAFALIEKYKLTSFGMSMDTPADAKDKRTFSENLQLFSWLAFFFGPFYYFFTGMWRKGLSFLGLSIVAGLLIDLIFGMFDMGELGNGAAGFMVAYIYGSTAFYDRYRTIIKGENNFWW, encoded by the coding sequence ATGCAAGAACCTACAGAACAAAACCAAGAACAAGCCGCCCCGCAAGCAGGAGCAACACAAGCAAACTCAACAACCACGGATTTTCCACCACATATAGATAACCTCGGTGTATCTTTTCGCTTAAAACGTGCTTTTGCACTGATTGAAAAGTATAAGTTAACATCTTTCGGCATGTCTATGGACACTCCTGCCGACGCTAAAGACAAAAGAACCTTTTCTGAAAACTTACAATTGTTTTCTTGGCTCGCTTTTTTCTTTGGTCCATTTTATTATTTCTTTACCGGTATGTGGCGTAAGGGCTTAAGTTTTTTAGGCTTATCTATCGTTGCGGGGCTGTTGATTGACCTAATATTTGGCATGTTCGACATGGGTGAACTCGGAAACGGTGCCGCAGGCTTCATGGTAGCTTATATCTATGGCTCAACCGCTTTTTATGACCGCTATCGTACTATTATTAAAGGTGAAAACAACTTCTGGTGGTAA
- a CDS encoding flagellar basal body L-ring protein FlgH, with the protein AREVKVNAETQYMVVTGMARSNDVASDNSILSTQVADLKIEYYGKGIPLAKQKTGWLTRLMDNIWPF; encoded by the coding sequence GCGAGAGAAGTTAAAGTTAACGCCGAAACTCAATATATGGTCGTTACGGGAATGGCAAGATCAAACGACGTTGCCTCAGACAACTCTATTCTCTCAACTCAAGTCGCTGATCTTAAAATAGAATATTACGGAAAAGGTATCCCCCTTGCTAAACAAAAAACCGGCTGGCTTACTCGTTTAATGGACAATATCTGGCCGTTTTAA
- the flgA gene encoding flagellar basal body P-ring formation chaperone FlgA, with amino-acid sequence MQIKPLTVSAQTQQTNIEQNGRIRIVEAAIVSGQQVLLGEIAYPIGSYDQKAWEQIANTALWDAPTAPNKPMAINKQRLQQEIEKKFPQLKSSFIYPNNLALQLGGTIILEQDLISLTVKTLTPLLASMGSDGSLEDYKIPSFIFLSHPAQRIELEIPQKLSGGRLILRFLVKEPDNTIVKKISGNVFLNLWKEVPCASQPLNKEELLDLSRVTFIRKNLAHLKEEPWDGKNAPLRLIRPVGTNQVIYQSDVAQIPFIRKGELITLLYEGKSFELSIRGEALSDGFPGESIPVKNTQSNKQVIATVKDRQTVVVR; translated from the coding sequence TTGCAAATAAAACCTTTGACCGTCTCAGCACAAACACAACAAACAAATATCGAACAAAACGGGCGTATTCGGATTGTAGAAGCGGCGATAGTCTCGGGGCAACAAGTTCTTCTCGGTGAAATAGCTTACCCTATCGGAAGTTATGACCAAAAAGCTTGGGAACAAATAGCAAACACCGCTCTTTGGGACGCACCGACAGCACCGAATAAGCCCATGGCGATAAACAAACAGCGTTTGCAACAAGAAATAGAAAAAAAATTCCCCCAATTAAAAAGTAGTTTTATTTATCCAAACAATTTAGCTCTTCAACTTGGTGGAACTATTATCCTTGAACAAGATCTTATCAGCCTAACGGTCAAAACCTTGACTCCGCTTTTGGCAAGTATGGGAAGCGATGGTTCACTTGAAGATTATAAAATTCCGTCATTTATTTTTTTAAGCCACCCCGCACAACGAATTGAGCTTGAAATTCCACAAAAGCTAAGTGGCGGACGTTTAATCTTACGCTTTTTGGTAAAAGAACCTGATAATACTATTGTAAAAAAAATCTCAGGTAATGTCTTTTTAAATCTTTGGAAGGAAGTGCCTTGTGCAAGTCAACCTTTAAACAAAGAAGAGCTTCTCGATTTAAGCCGTGTTACTTTTATTCGTAAAAATTTAGCACACTTAAAAGAAGAACCTTGGGACGGAAAAAACGCCCCTTTAAGATTGATACGCCCTGTTGGAACCAACCAAGTAATTTATCAAAGCGATGTGGCACAAATTCCTTTTATTCGTAAGGGTGAGTTAATTACTCTATTGTATGAAGGAAAATCGTTTGAACTCTCAATCAGAGGCGAAGCCTTAAGCGACGGTTTTCCGGGTGAAAGTATCCCCGTTAAAAACACACAAAGCAATAAACAGGTAATCGCAACCGTAAAAGACAGGCAAACAGTAGTGGTTAGATAA
- the metK gene encoding methionine adenosyltransferase produces the protein MIPVKGKYYFTSESVTEGHPDKVADQISDAILDSLIGEDPNSRVACETLVTTGMAVIAGEITTSAYADMPSIVRNTIKEIGYNSSDMGFDWQTCAVISSIDKQSPDIAQGVDREANEDQGAGDQGMMFGFACDDTPTLMPAPIYWAHRLSERLTYVRKQGIVDFLRPDGKTQVSFEYVDGKPHRIKNVVVSSQHKDHVSQADIEDAIRNEVIYPVLPESIFNPKDCEIFINTTGRFVVGGPMGDCGLTGRKIIQDTYGGMGHHGGGAFSGKDPSKVDRSAAYMGRYIAKNVVASGLAPKCEVQVAYCIGVAEPVSVLCSSLGTGEVPDEVLTKAVRSVFDLRPYHITKRLDLKRPIYLKTSCYGHFGREDADFNWEKTDAVADLRTAAKV, from the coding sequence ATGATTCCTGTTAAAGGCAAATATTATTTTACTTCAGAATCAGTAACTGAAGGACACCCTGATAAGGTGGCAGACCAAATTTCCGATGCAATTCTTGATAGTTTAATCGGCGAAGACCCTAACTCTCGTGTAGCGTGTGAAACTTTAGTAACCACGGGTATGGCGGTTATTGCCGGCGAAATTACGACTTCAGCTTATGCTGATATGCCGAGTATTGTGCGTAATACCATTAAAGAGATTGGTTATAACAGCTCTGATATGGGTTTTGACTGGCAAACTTGTGCCGTTATTTCTTCTATAGACAAACAATCACCTGATATTGCTCAAGGTGTTGACCGTGAAGCTAACGAAGATCAAGGTGCGGGCGACCAAGGTATGATGTTTGGTTTTGCTTGTGATGATACTCCTACTTTAATGCCTGCTCCTATTTATTGGGCTCATCGCTTGTCCGAGCGTTTAACTTATGTGCGTAAACAAGGTATTGTTGATTTTTTACGCCCAGACGGAAAGACTCAAGTATCTTTTGAATATGTTGACGGAAAGCCACACCGCATTAAAAACGTTGTTGTTTCAAGCCAGCATAAAGACCATGTTTCTCAAGCGGATATAGAAGACGCCATTAGAAACGAAGTTATTTATCCTGTATTGCCTGAAAGTATTTTTAACCCTAAAGATTGCGAAATTTTTATTAATACTACCGGGCGTTTTGTTGTTGGTGGTCCTATGGGCGATTGTGGTTTAACCGGTCGTAAGATTATTCAAGATACCTACGGCGGAATGGGACATCACGGCGGTGGTGCTTTTTCCGGCAAAGACCCATCTAAAGTAGACCGTTCAGCCGCTTATATGGGGCGTTATATCGCTAAAAACGTAGTTGCTTCCGGGCTTGCTCCTAAGTGTGAAGTTCAGGTAGCTTATTGTATCGGTGTTGCCGAGCCTGTTTCCGTGCTTTGTTCTTCTTTAGGAACAGGAGAAGTACCTGATGAAGTTTTAACCAAGGCTGTGCGTTCAGTTTTTGACTTACGCCCTTATCATATCACTAAGCGTCTTGATTTAAAACGTCCTATCTATTTAAAAACATCTTGTTACGGACATTTTGGACGTGAAGATGCTGACTTTAACTGGGAAAAAACAGATGCTGTGGCTGATTTGCGTACAGCGGCAAAAGTTTAA
- a CDS encoding flagellar hook-basal body protein, translated as MQDSMYSALFGALSAEFRMNSIANNLANINTTAYKRDLTSFKDTFAAFAHDVVMEPVSNIRADKLFPDPINIAKPRIAMSHTDFNMGGMQFTGGQFDFALAGDGFFKIITPDGEFYTKNGHFKTTEEGVVVNEQGLPVSGLGGASVTIPQTSSPVVVAEDGRVLVDNAEVGQIGVFRVENPNALEKLGNNLYKVREGMDPGETAGLGEPGDPGQRPFIAQGYLEAANVDAVYEMVNMIEVQRQFEAYQKVMQTTDAIDREAISKVGRQRA; from the coding sequence ATGCAAGATAGTATGTATAGTGCACTTTTCGGAGCTTTAAGCGCTGAGTTTAGAATGAACAGCATCGCCAACAATTTGGCAAACATCAATACAACCGCATATAAACGAGACTTAACTTCTTTTAAAGATACTTTCGCCGCTTTTGCTCATGATGTCGTAATGGAACCGGTTTCAAACATTCGTGCGGACAAACTGTTCCCCGATCCTATAAATATAGCCAAACCAAGAATAGCCATGAGCCATACTGATTTTAATATGGGCGGAATGCAATTTACTGGTGGACAATTTGACTTTGCTTTAGCCGGAGACGGTTTTTTTAAAATCATTACTCCCGACGGTGAATTTTATACTAAAAACGGTCATTTTAAAACAACCGAAGAAGGTGTTGTCGTAAATGAACAAGGGCTACCCGTTAGCGGTCTGGGCGGTGCTTCCGTCACAATTCCGCAAACTTCTTCTCCTGTTGTCGTCGCCGAAGACGGACGTGTTTTAGTAGACAATGCCGAAGTCGGACAAATAGGCGTTTTCAGAGTAGAAAACCCTAACGCCCTAGAAAAACTAGGAAACAATCTTTACAAAGTACGCGAAGGAATGGATCCGGGAGAAACCGCAGGACTAGGAGAACCGGGAGACCCCGGTCAAAGACCTTTTATCGCTCAAGGCTATCTTGAGGCTGCCAACGTTGATGCAGTTTACGAAATGGTCAACATGATTGAGGTTCAGCGTCAATTTGAAGCCTACCAAAAAGTAATGCAGACCACTGATGCTATAGATCGTGAAGCAATTTCAAAAGTAGGTCGACAAAGAGCATAA
- a CDS encoding flagellar basal body L-ring protein FlgH, with amino-acid sequence MKTKKHTQLTKGLSVLTLLSLCGCNAAHQSPTPMPPVTPAQVYTEPEQRYNNPGSMFSESGGDGLFADNRARRIGDIVLVKLVEQTKAKNKSDTSSNKESDSNFGIGALFGAGSSSFIPGFSIGDRFSGRVGPNAMVSANSASDFSATGETKSENYVTTVLAVRILNVMPNGLLQLEGAREVKVNAETQYMVVTGMARSNDVASDNSILS; translated from the coding sequence ATGAAAACAAAAAAACATACTCAACTCACAAAAGGCTTAAGCGTGCTTACGCTACTTAGTCTTTGTGGCTGTAATGCGGCACACCAAAGCCCAACGCCAATGCCCCCCGTTACACCGGCTCAGGTTTATACCGAACCGGAACAACGTTATAACAACCCGGGTTCTATGTTTTCAGAATCAGGCGGCGACGGTCTTTTTGCCGACAACAGAGCCCGCAGAATCGGAGATATTGTTCTAGTTAAGTTAGTGGAACAAACCAAGGCAAAAAATAAATCAGATACTTCATCAAATAAAGAATCTGATTCAAACTTTGGTATCGGGGCTTTATTCGGAGCAGGTTCTTCGAGCTTTATTCCCGGCTTTAGTATAGGCGACCGTTTTTCAGGTCGTGTCGGTCCAAACGCTATGGTGAGTGCCAATTCTGCTAGTGATTTTAGTGCCACCGGTGAAACAAAAAGCGAAAACTATGTAACTACTGTTTTGGCCGTGCGTATTCTTAACGTAATGCCAAACGGCTTATTACAACTTGAAGGGGCGAGAGAAGTTAAAGTTAACGCCGAAACTCAATATATGGTCGTTACGGGAATGGCAAGATCAAACGACGTTGCCTCAGACAACTCTATTCTCTC
- a CDS encoding pyridoxamine kinase, whose protein sequence is MFIPILNPEENVISRVAAIHDLSGFGRTSLTVVIPILASMGIQVCPLPTAVLSTHTAGFENFSFIDLTETMFASLKHWRSLNLKFEAVYSGFLGSADQVNAVAECFEHCLKQDGLALVDPVLGDNGVLDPTMTPEIVESMRWLVTKADIITPNFTEAALLLNEEYTENINENLLKNWLIRLTELGPRVAVITSTPLQNSVFNPRLKDNNQAHDFVFAYDKANKLGWKIPCKYVPAHYPGTGDTFASVLLGSLLQGDNLPLAIERAVQFVGLGIRATFGHGTPPRDGIMLERVLHALSTPVTNSNYELF, encoded by the coding sequence TATCCGGCTTTGGACGCACTTCTTTAACCGTTGTTATACCTATTTTGGCAAGTATGGGCATTCAAGTTTGCCCCCTGCCTACTGCTGTTTTATCTACGCATACCGCAGGTTTTGAAAACTTTAGCTTTATTGACTTAACCGAAACCATGTTCGCATCTTTAAAACATTGGCGTAGTTTAAATCTCAAGTTTGAAGCCGTTTACAGTGGTTTTTTAGGCTCGGCCGACCAAGTAAATGCCGTTGCCGAATGTTTTGAACATTGTCTTAAACAAGACGGCTTAGCTCTCGTTGACCCTGTTTTGGGCGATAACGGCGTTTTAGATCCGACAATGACCCCTGAAATTGTGGAAAGTATGCGTTGGCTTGTTACCAAAGCGGATATTATCACGCCTAACTTTACCGAAGCCGCCTTGCTTTTAAACGAAGAATATACAGAAAATATAAATGAAAACCTTTTAAAAAACTGGCTTATTCGCCTAACCGAATTAGGACCGAGAGTCGCCGTTATTACAAGTACGCCTTTACAAAACAGCGTTTTTAATCCTCGCTTAAAAGACAATAATCAGGCACACGATTTCGTTTTCGCTTATGACAAAGCCAACAAACTTGGTTGGAAAATACCTTGTAAATATGTGCCTGCACACTATCCCGGAACGGGAGACACCTTTGCCAGTGTTTTACTTGGAAGTTTATTGCAAGGTGATAACTTGCCGCTTGCGATTGAACGAGCTGTTCAATTTGTGGGTTTAGGAATTAGGGCAACTTTTGGACACGGGACACCACCAAGAGATGGTATTATGCTCGAACGAGTTTTACACGCCCTTTCAACCCCTGTAACAAACAGCAATTATGAGTTGTTTTAG
- the flgG gene encoding flagellar basal-body rod protein FlgG, whose amino-acid sequence MMRSLWTAATGMVAQQLNIDVISHNLANVNTTGFKKSRAEFEDLMYQNTKIAGVTTGEGGDQRLPVGIQVGMGVRPTAVHKFFTQGDYQNTGNPFDLAIEGDGFFKVTVNGEELYTRAGAFKLNQDGTVTTSNGYVLEPEFSVPPETKNFVVTENGHMSALDAAGNEIAAADIPLFTFINPAGLEAKGRNLYATTQASGDENEGTPGVDNVGTIAQGFLEMSNVEVVDEMVNMIVGQRAYEMNSKAIQTSDSMLQTAVQLKR is encoded by the coding sequence ATGATGCGTTCTCTCTGGACAGCCGCCACAGGTATGGTTGCCCAACAACTTAATATTGACGTTATCTCTCACAACTTAGCTAACGTAAACACAACCGGTTTTAAAAAGAGCCGTGCCGAATTTGAAGATTTAATGTATCAAAACACCAAAATCGCCGGAGTTACTACCGGTGAGGGTGGCGACCAACGACTTCCCGTTGGAATTCAAGTAGGTATGGGTGTTCGCCCGACTGCCGTACATAAGTTTTTTACTCAAGGTGATTACCAAAATACGGGAAACCCGTTCGATCTTGCGATTGAAGGCGACGGATTTTTTAAAGTAACTGTCAACGGCGAAGAACTTTATACCAGAGCCGGAGCTTTTAAACTCAACCAAGATGGAACAGTAACAACATCTAACGGCTATGTTTTAGAGCCTGAGTTTAGCGTTCCACCGGAAACTAAAAACTTTGTTGTTACCGAAAATGGTCATATGTCGGCTTTAGACGCCGCCGGAAACGAAATTGCCGCCGCTGATATTCCTCTTTTTACCTTTATAAACCCCGCTGGTTTAGAAGCAAAAGGACGTAACCTTTATGCCACGACCCAAGCGTCAGGTGATGAAAACGAAGGAACTCCGGGCGTTGATAACGTTGGAACCATCGCACAAGGCTTTTTAGAAATGTCTAACGTAGAAGTTGTTGACGAAATGGTTAACATGATCGTTGGACAAAGAGCTTATGAAATGAACTCAAAGGCAATTCAAACTTCTGACAGCATGTTACAAACAGCCGTTCAGCTTAAACGTTAA
- the panC gene encoding pantoate--beta-alanine ligase — MQIITNPNEMQSLALSLRSQNKKISLVPTMGFLHAGHAELIKQGRQKGDILIVSLFVNPTQFGVNEDLSAYPQDLDKDMALAKSLGVDILFAPKASDVYANDHATWVEVPDLAKNLCAKSRPTHFRGVATVVCKLLMLTQANVATFGEKDWQQLAIIRRLVRDLNIPVEIAACPIVREADGLALSSRNVYLKTEERKQAPEIQKALLMAKEHILSGERNVEKLKGEIRKHWQDNLTLGQEDYLEFVEPDTLIPVSEVKSFVLMAVAVRLGKARLIDNILVAL, encoded by the coding sequence ATGCAGATAATAACCAACCCAAATGAAATGCAAAGCTTGGCTTTAAGCTTAAGGTCTCAAAATAAAAAGATTTCTCTTGTTCCGACTATGGGTTTTTTACATGCCGGACATGCAGAATTAATTAAACAAGGCAGGCAAAAAGGCGATATTTTGATTGTTAGTCTTTTTGTGAACCCGACTCAATTTGGGGTAAACGAAGATTTAAGTGCTTATCCTCAAGATTTAGATAAAGATATGGCGTTGGCAAAAAGTTTGGGTGTTGATATTTTATTTGCCCCCAAGGCTTCTGATGTTTACGCCAATGACCATGCTACTTGGGTTGAAGTGCCTGATTTGGCAAAAAATCTTTGTGCTAAAAGTCGCCCGACTCATTTTAGAGGGGTGGCGACTGTGGTTTGTAAGCTTCTTATGTTGACTCAAGCGAATGTTGCGACCTTTGGCGAGAAAGATTGGCAACAATTGGCGATTATTCGCCGTTTGGTCAGAGACTTAAATATTCCCGTTGAAATTGCTGCTTGTCCGATAGTTAGAGAGGCAGACGGGTTGGCGTTAAGCTCTCGTAATGTTTATCTAAAAACAGAAGAACGCAAACAAGCCCCGGAAATTCAAAAAGCTTTGCTGATGGCTAAGGAGCATATTTTGTCAGGTGAGCGAAATGTTGAAAAACTTAAAGGTGAAATACGCAAACATTGGCAAGATAATTTGACTTTGGGGCAAGAAGATTATTTGGAATTTGTCGAGCCTGATACACTTATTCCCGTTTCAGAGGTTAAAAGCTTTGTTTTAATGGCGGTTGCTGTGCGTTTAGGTAAAGCCCGTTTAATAGATAATATTTTAGTAGCGTTGTAG
- a CDS encoding DUF2628 domain-containing protein: MYCRNCQNNSVNSNGVCPECGLSQKIKKEPAPYIPYLDVSLRLKNAFLLIEKYKMYSPKGIMMRPQDKNNAPTFSEKMELFSWMTFFFGPLYYLFLGMWRKGLVLLAINIILGSAFELWTIYILSIMGIDILLIIQIFYFTNIAFLITLHIIFAKTAFYDRYRTIIKKEAFWW, encoded by the coding sequence GTGTACTGCCGTAATTGTCAAAACAATAGTGTTAACTCTAACGGAGTTTGTCCAGAATGTGGACTATCTCAAAAAATTAAAAAAGAACCTGCACCATATATTCCTTATTTAGATGTGTCCTTGCGTTTAAAGAACGCTTTTTTGTTGATTGAAAAATATAAGATGTATTCCCCAAAAGGGATCATGATGCGTCCGCAAGACAAAAACAACGCGCCGACTTTCTCTGAGAAAATGGAACTGTTTTCTTGGATGACTTTTTTCTTTGGACCATTGTATTATCTATTTCTCGGAATGTGGCGTAAGGGATTAGTTTTACTTGCAATTAACATCATACTGGGAAGTGCTTTCGAACTATGGACCATATATATTTTATCAATAATGGGAATTGACATATTATTAATAATACAAATCTTTTATTTCACCAACATTGCATTCCTTATTACGCTTCACATTATCTTTGCAAAAACCGCCTTTTATGACCGTTACAGAACAATTATCAAAAAAGAAGCTTTTTGGTGGTAG
- a CDS encoding DUF2628 domain-containing protein, whose amino-acid sequence MQNPTEQSQEQAHPQTEQQAKITQTDQNPNGEFPPHIAYLDVSLRVQKAFMLIEKYKMHSPEGIMMSPQDKNNAPTFSEKMAMFSWLTLFFTFWYYLFTGMWRKGLVIMGVGVFLAIAFESFTPSKYMVEKYFIATCIYALISIAFNILWAKTAFYDRYRTIVKKEVFWW is encoded by the coding sequence ATGCAAAACCCAACAGAACAAAGCCAAGAACAAGCTCACCCACAAACGGAGCAACAGGCAAAAATCACGCAAACAGACCAAAACCCAAATGGCGAGTTTCCACCACATATAGCTTATCTTGATGTTTCGCTTCGTGTACAAAAAGCCTTTATGTTAATTGAAAAATATAAGATGCACTCTCCAGAAGGAATAATGATGAGTCCCCAAGACAAAAACAACGCTCCGACTTTTTCTGAAAAGATGGCAATGTTCTCATGGTTAACGCTTTTCTTTACATTTTGGTATTATCTTTTTACCGGTATGTGGCGTAAGGGCTTAGTGATAATGGGTGTTGGTGTTTTTCTCGCAATAGCTTTTGAAAGTTTTACTCCATCTAAATATATGGTAGAAAAATATTTTATAGCAACGTGCATCTACGCTCTAATCAGTATAGCTTTCAATATTCTTTGGGCAAAAACCGCTTTTTATGACCGCTATCGTACTATTGTTAAAAAAGAAGTTTTTTGGTGGTAA